Proteins encoded together in one Pongo abelii isolate AG06213 chromosome 8, NHGRI_mPonAbe1-v2.0_pri, whole genome shotgun sequence window:
- the ZNF22 gene encoding zinc finger protein 22 isoform X1, with product MRLAKPKAGISRSSSQGKAYENKRKTGRQRQKWGMTIRFDSSFSRLRRSLDDKPYKCTECEKSFSQSSTLFQHQKIHTGKKSHKCADCGKSFFQSSNLIQHRRIHTGEKPYKCDECGESFKQSSNLIQHQRIHTGEKPYQCDECGRCFSQSSHLIQHQRTHTGEKPYQCSECGKCFSQSSHLRQHMKVHKEEKPRKTRGKNIRVKTHLPSWKAGTGRKSVAGLR from the coding sequence ATGAGGTTAGCCAAGCCTAAAGCGGGTATTTCTCGGAGCTCAAGCCAAGGAAAGGCCTATGAGAACAAGCGCAAAACAGGCCGGCAGCGGCAGAAGTGGGGCATGACTATTCGATTTGACTCAAGCTTCAGTAGACTCAGAAGAAGCTTGGATGACAAACCCTATAAATGTACTGAATGTGAAAAGAGTTTCAGTCAGAGTTCAACTCTTTTTCAACACCAGAAGATCCATACTGGAAAGAAATCCCATAAATGTGCTGATTGtgggaaaagtttctttcagAGTTCTAATCTCATTCAGCATCGACGGATCCATACTGGGGAAAAGCCCTACAAATGTGATGAGTGTGGAGAAAGCTTTAAACAGAGCTCAAATCTCATTCAGCaccagagaattcatactggagaaaaaccctatCAGTGTGATGAGTGTGGCCGGTGTTTCAGCCAGAGCTCCCACCTTATTCAACATCAGAGAACCCACACTGGGGAGAAACCCTACCAGTGCAGTGAATGTGGCAAATGTTTCAGTCAGAGCTCTCATCTGAGGCAGCACATGAAGGTGCATAAAGAAGAGAAGCCTCGTAAAACCCGGGGCAAAAATATCAGGGTGAAGACTCACTTACCCTCTTGGAAAGCTGGTACAGGAAGGAAGTCTGTGGCTGGTCTCCGTTAA
- the LOC129048485 gene encoding serine/arginine repetitive matrix protein 1-like, translating to MGRSSNAPSDGRGRGCCSPAQFHPPRAAPRRGPQSKPPLFPALRRPLLIDPARRRRSPRPHPGPRGPSAPARRPGPARRRETPATPSPGPAPPSLRPARSRADPSIRRGHRAPQVPQTHSPRRTSHHPGSLGASRAAGSEGLAALWRRRGRSRNVAERPSMVPGPPESVVRFFLWFCFLLPPTRKASCDPRDLKSCNRPCVWSRLLKSN from the exons ATGGGGAGG TCCTCGAACGCTCCGAGCGACGGAAGGGGCCGGGGCTGCTGCTCACCCGCCCAGTTCCACCCGCCGCGGGCCGCGCCTCGCCGGGGCCCCCAGTCCAAGCCTCCCCTGTTCCCAGCACTCCGCCGGCCGCTCCTCATTGACCCGGCCCGCCGGCGGCGCAGCCCGCGGCCCCACCCTGGCCCGCGTGGCCCTTCCGCCCCCGCCCGGCGGCCAGGCCCTGCCCGAAGACGGGAGACGCCAGCCACGCCATCGCCCGGGCCCGCCCCGCCTTCGTTGCGGCCAGCGCGCTCCCGAGCGGACCCGAGTATCCGACGCGGGCACCGAGCGCCCCAAGTGCCCCAAACCCACTCACCGCGAAGGACCAGCCACCACCCTGGCTCGCTGGGCGCCTCCCGCGCCGCCGGAAGTGAGGGCCTCGCCGCGCTCTGGCGCCGCCGCGGTCGCTCTAGGAACGTGGCGGAGCGACCCTCTATGGTCCCGGGCCCACCCGAAAGCGTTGTTCGTTTCTTcctgtggttttgttttctccTCCCCCCAACTCGGAAGGCGTCCTGTGACCCCCGGGACCTCAAGAGCTGTAACCGCCCCTGTGTGTGGTCGAGGCTTTTGAAATCAAACTAG